In one window of Chryseobacterium phocaeense DNA:
- a CDS encoding dicarboxylate/amino acid:cation symporter — translation MKAKQFYHQLYFQVIIAIAAGILLGRFYPELGEKMKPLGDGFIKLVKMIIAPVIFITLTLGIAHMTDLKKVGRIAVKSMIYFFTFSTLALIIGLVVGNLLQPGHGLNIDPATLSGDVSQYQQKAHDTTLTGFIMNIIPETLFSPLVGENILQVLLVAILMGIALVLTKEKSQKVTDFLQDLSTPVFKIVHMLMKLAPIGAFGAMAFTIGKYGLHSVLNLIFLVGTFYITSILFVILVLGAVAWYNGFNIFKLMFYLKEELLLVLGTSSSESALPGIMEKLEKAGCSRAIVGLVVPTGYSFNLDGTNIYMTLASLFIAQALNIHLPLEKQLMLLLVAMLSSKGAAGVTGAGFVTLAATLAVVPEIPIAGMTLILGIDKFMSECRALTNVVGNSVATVVVANWEKQLDKNQLQYCLDHPGEIEKKLEV, via the coding sequence TTGAAAGCAAAACAATTCTATCATCAGCTTTATTTTCAGGTGATTATTGCCATAGCGGCCGGTATCCTTTTAGGGAGATTTTATCCTGAACTGGGCGAAAAAATGAAACCCCTGGGTGACGGATTTATCAAACTGGTGAAAATGATCATTGCTCCGGTGATTTTCATCACGCTTACTTTAGGAATTGCGCATATGACGGATCTTAAAAAAGTAGGACGTATCGCCGTAAAATCAATGATCTATTTCTTTACGTTCTCAACTTTAGCCCTGATTATTGGACTCGTCGTTGGAAATCTTTTACAGCCGGGACACGGCCTGAATATTGATCCGGCCACCCTTTCCGGTGATGTATCCCAATATCAGCAGAAAGCCCACGATACTACCCTGACCGGTTTTATCATGAATATTATTCCTGAAACCCTTTTCAGTCCGCTGGTTGGTGAAAACATACTGCAGGTCTTGCTGGTAGCCATTTTAATGGGAATTGCACTGGTTTTAACGAAAGAAAAAAGTCAGAAAGTCACTGATTTCCTGCAGGATCTGTCCACCCCGGTTTTTAAAATTGTGCATATGCTCATGAAGCTGGCGCCGATCGGAGCTTTTGGAGCAATGGCCTTTACAATAGGAAAATACGGCCTTCATTCTGTTCTGAATCTGATATTTTTGGTCGGAACATTTTACATTACATCCATCCTTTTTGTTATTCTTGTTCTGGGAGCAGTAGCCTGGTACAACGGATTTAATATTTTCAAACTGATGTTTTACCTGAAAGAGGAGCTATTATTGGTTTTAGGAACCAGCTCCTCAGAATCTGCCCTTCCGGGAATTATGGAAAAACTTGAAAAGGCAGGCTGTTCAAGGGCTATTGTAGGGCTTGTGGTTCCTACCGGATACTCTTTCAACCTGGACGGAACCAATATTTATATGACACTGGCCTCTCTTTTTATTGCACAGGCCCTCAATATTCATCTTCCGCTGGAAAAACAGCTGATGCTTCTTCTGGTGGCCATGTTAAGTTCAAAAGGAGCGGCGGGCGTTACGGGGGCAGGATTTGTAACTCTTGCAGCAACATTAGCCGTAGTTCCTGAAATTCCAATTGCAGGAATGACCCTGATTCTGGGAATTGACAAATTCATGAGTGAATGCCGGGCTTTAACGAATGTTGTTGGAAATTCAGTGGCAACAGTAGTGGTGGCTAACTGGGAAAAACAGCTTGATAAAAACCAGCTGCAGTACTGTCTGGATCATCCCGGTGAGATAGAGAAGAAGCTGGAAGTTTGA
- the ggt gene encoding gamma-glutamyltransferase, which produces MKKLFIAAILLMGTVYQAQFTDFNIVKEVKVKNKGVVVSAHPLASEAGTQIMKMGGNAYDAIVATQYALAVVYPQAGNIGGGGFLVGVKNTGEKFTLDYRETAPAKASRDMYVDKNGKADTDLSQNGRLAVGIPGSIAGFFATLKYCKLPMEKIIQPAIDLAEKGFAITEMEANMLNTHKENFLKHNQSAIAFVKDTPWKAGDILVQKELAGTLRLIQKLGAKGFYEGKTADLMVAEMKKGKGIITLQDLKNYKAAERKPLEFDYKGSRVVTMPLPSSGGVLLAQMLTMAGYENLEKYQQNSTEAVQIMTEAERRAFADRAEYMGDPDFIEDKTAYLTSDSYLKNRWKSFSFSKATPSSEVGKIISQPKESTQTTHISVIDKDGNAASVTTTLNGYYGSKVVVSGAGFFLNNEMDDFSVKPGVPNMFGAVGGEANSIQPNKRMLSSMTPTILLKNGKPYMVVGTPGGTTIPTSVYQSIVNVVDFKLNANISVNAPKFHHQWLPEKITVENNFPESTIAALKSKNYVIEKIKYIGKTELILMDENGNIHAVADGRGDDSVAVE; this is translated from the coding sequence ATGAAGAAGCTTTTTATTGCGGCGATTCTGTTGATGGGTACTGTATATCAGGCACAGTTCACAGATTTCAATATCGTTAAAGAAGTAAAGGTAAAAAATAAAGGCGTGGTAGTCTCGGCACATCCTCTCGCCAGCGAAGCCGGAACACAGATCATGAAGATGGGCGGAAATGCCTATGATGCGATTGTAGCGACCCAGTATGCCCTTGCCGTGGTATATCCTCAGGCAGGAAATATTGGCGGTGGCGGTTTTTTAGTGGGGGTAAAGAATACCGGGGAAAAATTCACGCTGGATTACCGGGAAACAGCACCCGCGAAGGCATCCAGGGACATGTATGTCGATAAAAACGGAAAAGCTGACACAGACCTCTCCCAAAACGGAAGACTTGCCGTAGGCATACCGGGAAGCATCGCCGGATTTTTTGCCACCTTAAAATACTGTAAGCTTCCCATGGAAAAAATCATCCAGCCTGCTATAGACCTGGCAGAAAAAGGATTTGCCATTACAGAGATGGAAGCCAATATGCTGAATACCCACAAAGAAAATTTCCTGAAACATAACCAGTCAGCTATTGCTTTTGTAAAGGACACTCCATGGAAAGCCGGTGATATCCTGGTTCAGAAAGAACTGGCTGGAACGCTGAGATTAATTCAGAAGCTAGGGGCCAAAGGATTCTATGAAGGTAAAACAGCCGATTTAATGGTGGCTGAAATGAAAAAAGGAAAAGGAATTATCACTTTGCAGGATCTTAAAAACTATAAAGCAGCAGAAAGAAAACCTTTGGAATTTGATTATAAAGGAAGCCGTGTGGTTACCATGCCCCTTCCATCCAGCGGCGGCGTCCTTCTTGCTCAAATGCTGACGATGGCCGGTTATGAAAATCTTGAAAAATACCAGCAAAACTCTACTGAAGCCGTACAAATCATGACCGAAGCCGAAAGAAGAGCTTTTGCAGACCGTGCAGAATACATGGGTGATCCGGATTTTATTGAGGATAAAACCGCTTACCTGACCTCTGATTCTTATTTAAAAAACAGATGGAAAAGTTTCAGTTTCAGTAAAGCCACCCCAAGCTCAGAAGTAGGAAAAATCATCAGCCAGCCTAAAGAATCAACACAAACCACTCATATTTCCGTGATTGATAAAGACGGAAATGCCGCTTCTGTGACGACCACCCTTAACGGATATTACGGAAGTAAAGTTGTGGTTTCCGGAGCAGGCTTCTTTTTAAATAATGAAATGGATGATTTTTCGGTAAAACCAGGTGTTCCGAATATGTTCGGAGCCGTTGGCGGGGAAGCCAATTCCATCCAGCCGAATAAAAGAATGCTCTCGTCCATGACCCCTACCATTCTGCTTAAAAACGGAAAACCTTATATGGTAGTGGGCACACCCGGAGGAACTACCATTCCTACATCTGTATACCAATCTATCGTGAATGTGGTTGATTTTAAACTGAACGCCAATATTTCAGTGAATGCCCCGAAATTTCACCACCAGTGGCTTCCGGAAAAAATCACCGTTGAAAATAATTTCCCTGAAAGTACAATTGCAGCACTAAAAAGCAAGAATTACGTTATTGAAAAAATAAAATACATCGGAAAAACAGAACTTATCCTGATGGATGAGAACGGAAATATTCATGCGGTGGCAGACGGCCGCGGGGATGATTCAGTGGCGGTGGAATAA
- a CDS encoding NAD-dependent epimerase/dehydratase family protein — protein MESYTERILITGALGQIGTELTNRLVEIHGAENVVASGLDRWQKGITAAGHYERMDVTNTQLVRQVIKDYEITTVYHLASLLSGTSEKQPIFAWKLNLEPLLHFCELAKEGLLKKIFWPSSIAVFGKGIPKHNVGQDVVLNPTTVYGISKMAGEKWCEYYFDKYGVDVRSIRYPGLISWKTPAGGGTTDYAVEIFYEAIEEGKYTSFISEDTGMPMLYMDDAINATLKLMDAPKESLTVRSSYNLGGMSFTPKELAEEIRKEIPDFSIDYQPDFRQAIADSWPASIDDSVAKKDWGLTYDFGISEMSKDMIKNLRVKLNKN, from the coding sequence ATGGAATCCTATACGGAAAGAATACTCATTACAGGTGCTTTGGGACAAATCGGCACCGAACTGACCAACAGATTGGTTGAAATTCACGGAGCTGAAAATGTAGTAGCATCAGGACTGGACAGATGGCAGAAAGGAATTACTGCTGCCGGGCATTATGAAAGAATGGATGTGACGAATACGCAGCTGGTAAGACAGGTGATTAAAGATTATGAGATCACTACAGTGTATCACCTGGCGTCACTTTTATCAGGAACCTCAGAGAAGCAGCCTATTTTTGCGTGGAAACTAAACCTTGAGCCTCTGCTTCATTTTTGTGAACTGGCGAAGGAAGGGCTTCTTAAAAAGATCTTCTGGCCAAGCTCAATCGCTGTATTTGGGAAAGGAATTCCAAAACATAATGTAGGGCAGGATGTGGTTTTAAATCCTACCACTGTGTACGGAATCTCTAAAATGGCTGGGGAAAAATGGTGTGAGTATTATTTTGATAAGTATGGGGTAGATGTGAGAAGCATCAGGTATCCTGGTCTTATTTCATGGAAAACTCCGGCGGGTGGTGGTACCACAGACTACGCAGTGGAGATTTTTTATGAAGCGATAGAGGAGGGGAAATATACAAGTTTCATTTCCGAAGATACAGGAATGCCGATGTTGTATATGGACGATGCCATTAACGCAACCCTGAAATTAATGGATGCTCCGAAGGAAAGTCTTACCGTTCGTTCGTCTTATAATTTGGGTGGAATGTCTTTCACTCCAAAAGAACTGGCCGAAGAAATCAGGAAAGAAATCCCGGATTTTTCTATCGATTATCAGCCGGATTTCAGACAGGCGATTGCAGATTCATGGCCGGCTTCCATCGATGATTCCGTAGCGAAAAAAGACTGGGGACTGACCTACGATTTCGGAATTTCTGAAATGTCAAAGGACATGATCAAAAATCTCAGAGTGAAATTAAATAAAAATTAA
- a CDS encoding polysaccharide deacetylase family protein — protein MILLTFNILNIEAEAKNSFSISDEERLKITEDNTKAVLRILDIHDIKASFFIEISIAEKLQNLIKAISSKGHEIAFYNLNSDLQKIEEVKKNIQDLLEKQIRGIRQKDVKLPQENLKLLEFNYISNIDNADILFPFKRLKRDTVINEEDGLSIVPESISAYSQLPYNDFVFQILPTKYYQSMVFETLKNDDFVLIYLNSWQFTDFKKYRFEIPFYRSLFSGKKMEDKLDALLTWINENDMATSRMKDYIF, from the coding sequence ATGATTTTATTAACTTTTAACATCTTAAATATAGAAGCTGAAGCTAAAAACAGCTTCAGCATTTCTGATGAAGAGAGACTGAAGATTACAGAAGACAACACGAAAGCTGTTCTTCGGATTTTAGATATTCATGATATAAAAGCGAGTTTTTTTATAGAGATTTCGATCGCAGAAAAACTGCAGAATTTAATAAAAGCAATTTCATCCAAAGGGCATGAAATTGCTTTTTATAATTTGAATTCCGATCTTCAGAAAATTGAAGAAGTCAAAAAAAATATTCAGGATCTTCTGGAAAAACAGATCAGGGGAATCCGGCAGAAAGACGTAAAGCTGCCCCAGGAAAATCTAAAACTGCTCGAGTTTAATTATATCTCCAATATCGATAATGCAGATATCCTTTTTCCGTTCAAAAGGCTCAAAAGAGATACGGTCATCAACGAGGAAGACGGACTAAGCATTGTACCCGAAAGTATCTCGGCATACAGCCAGCTGCCCTATAATGATTTTGTGTTCCAGATCCTGCCCACAAAATATTACCAGAGCATGGTTTTCGAAACCCTTAAAAATGACGACTTCGTTCTGATCTATCTGAATTCATGGCAGTTTACAGATTTTAAGAAATACAGATTTGAAATCCCGTTTTACAGAAGCCTTTTTTCAGGCAAAAAAATGGAGGACAAACTAGATGCTCTCCTTACCTGGATCAACGAAAATGATATGGCGACTTCGCGGATGAAGGATTATATTTTTTAG
- a CDS encoding metallophosphoesterase, producing the protein MQRNFLIIAAIFLFLEVYIYQAIRTLTDNFWLRLGYWVVSLAVYGIFAYEVTHFQRSDRSTMRAQIMISLFLIFILPKIFVVLFLLIDDIFRTGSYLISLTQPKESFFPERRKFLSLVGLGLGGVLSALFIDGITFGKYRHTVRKIKIKIPGLSKKFEGYKIIQISDVHSGSFSDPDKLQHAVNLINEQNPDLVLFTGDMVNNVSDEFKPFIPLFSKIKAKDGKFAVLGNHDYGDYVSWTSPDAKKKNLEALIDYERQAGFDMLRNENRIIEKDGEKLYILGVENWGLKPFPQFGKIDDALKGVPESAPKILMSHDPTHFDYVVKKHPANIHLTLSGHTHGMQFGLDLKNVKWSPVQYRYPKWADLYESEGKMLYVNRGFGVLGYPGRVGVLPEITLFELS; encoded by the coding sequence ATGCAAAGAAATTTTTTGATTATTGCCGCCATATTCCTGTTTCTTGAAGTTTACATTTACCAGGCCATAAGAACGCTGACAGACAACTTTTGGTTAAGACTCGGCTATTGGGTCGTTTCCCTGGCCGTTTATGGGATTTTCGCGTATGAAGTGACTCATTTCCAAAGATCAGACAGAAGTACGATGCGGGCCCAGATTATGATCTCGCTGTTCCTGATCTTCATTCTTCCTAAAATCTTCGTTGTCCTTTTCCTGTTGATCGATGATATCTTCAGAACGGGAAGCTATTTGATCAGTTTAACGCAGCCGAAAGAAAGCTTTTTTCCGGAAAGGAGGAAATTCCTGAGCCTTGTTGGTCTCGGGCTTGGAGGTGTTCTTTCTGCATTGTTCATCGATGGAATAACCTTTGGAAAATACAGGCATACGGTAAGGAAGATCAAGATAAAAATACCGGGACTTTCAAAAAAATTCGAAGGCTATAAAATTATTCAGATCTCTGACGTCCATAGCGGAAGTTTTTCAGATCCTGATAAACTGCAGCATGCCGTAAACCTCATCAATGAGCAGAATCCGGACCTTGTTCTTTTCACCGGAGATATGGTGAATAATGTTTCTGATGAATTTAAACCTTTCATCCCTTTGTTTTCAAAAATTAAAGCAAAAGACGGCAAGTTTGCCGTGCTGGGAAACCACGACTATGGAGATTACGTAAGCTGGACGTCACCTGATGCCAAAAAGAAAAATCTGGAAGCCCTGATCGACTACGAAAGACAAGCTGGTTTTGATATGCTGAGAAATGAAAACAGGATCATAGAAAAAGATGGAGAAAAGCTTTACATTCTCGGGGTTGAAAACTGGGGATTAAAACCATTTCCACAATTCGGAAAAATAGATGATGCTTTAAAAGGAGTTCCCGAATCCGCTCCAAAGATCCTGATGAGCCATGACCCTACCCATTTTGATTATGTGGTCAAAAAACACCCGGCAAACATCCATCTGACGCTTTCGGGACACACGCACGGGATGCAGTTCGGTCTGGACCTGAAAAATGTAAAATGGTCACCTGTTCAATATCGTTACCCAAAATGGGCTGATTTATATGAAAGTGAAGGAAAGATGCTGTATGTAAACAGAGGATTTGGAGTTCTCGGCTATCCGGGAAGAGTGGGCGTACTGCCTGAAATTACTTTGTTTGAATTGAGCTAG